The sequence ACCCGCACGCTATAAATATTTTCCTATTCAACTGTCTTCTGTATTAAAACCTGTGGCGGAAGCTACAGGTTTGCCTTTTATAGTGAACTCCTGGTATACATTCCTGTAAAAGAGCAAAGAGGCATCCCTTTTGACTGATCAACATGACACAAACCTGGAAGACCTTCAGCGTTACCACCAGTTATTAGAAGAAACGTTGGCTTCCAGTTCTCAACAGGAGTTGATTCAACTCATTCATTTACTTGGGTCAACTATTGGCCATGTTCGCCATTATCAAACCCAGGAGCAAAAAGAAGCGGAAGCTAGGCAGCGAATATTGTTAACTCAGCAGGTACAGCAACAAAACTCGGAAGGGTTTGCTACTATGCAAGCAGTTACTTTGGCGGGTATTAAAGAAGTGTTGTCTGCGCTTCAAGTGTTAAAGCAGCAATCGTAAACAGAATGTAAAAATGAGTTGTGATAAGTAATATGTCGAAGATTAATATTCAAAGAGATCACGGTACTTCAAAAGACAAGGCGAAAGATGCCGTGCAAAAAATTGCTGAAGAGTTACAGCAAAGCATGGGTGCCACTTATGAATGGCAACAGGATACTCTGTTATTCAAGCAAACAGGTGCTAAAGGCAAAATTGTAGTCGATGACCAAAAAGTCGATATTAGTGTTGAATTAGGCTTGTTGATGAAGCCATTAAAAGGCACCATTGAGCAACAGATTAGTCAACGATTGGATAAATTAATCGGTTAGGTCGGTATTTACACCCTCACCCCAGCCCTCTCCCGGAGGGAGAGGGTGTTAGGTAGCATAAAATTGTTATATGAAAACACGAGAAAGGATTCTCTCAACGAGCCTGCAATTATTTAATGATTTTGGTGAGCCCAATATCACCACCATAGACATTTCCAATGAAATGGAAATTAGCCCAGGCAACCTTTACTATCACTTTCAGGGTAAGGATGCCATTATTCTTGAGCTTTACCTGCGTTTTGAGCATGATTTAATTGAGTTATTAGAATCTCCTTCACGAAATAAACTGGCAGTAGATGACTACTGGTTATACTTACATATTATTTTTGAGACTATCCAAAATTATCGTTTCCTTTATCGGGATTTGTCCAACTTACTGGCTAAGTATAAAAAAATTCAAGCTCGCTTTAATCGACTGATAAGTCGTAAAAAGCAAATGTTTATTGAAATATGCCAAAGTCTAAAAAGATCAGATTTATTAATGGCAACAGAGGAGGAAATAGAAGCTCTGGCGGATAATGCAGTGGTAATTGCTACCTTTTGGTTAAATTATCAGGTTATGCGTCATAAAAATGCATACGACAGTAGCTATATCAGTCAAGGTATCTACCAAGTGATGACATTAATTGCTCCTTATCTGGTTGCTGAACAAAAAGTGCATGTACAGACTATCAGTCGAATGTATAAAGAGAAGGGAAATTTTTTACAGGATTAAAAATAATCTATAAAACGTTGTCATTAAATAGACATCTTGTTGCAGTATCTTATTTATAGCCGCTATTAAAAATAAAAAAGGCAGGGGATAACCCCTGCAAAATGATGTGCGTTTACCAGGATAGGTGTGTAACTAGGCTGAAACAGCCTTCTTAGTGGTACTGCTACTGCGGCTAGCACTGGTAGCCGGCTTTTTGTCGGATGCCAGTGCTTTTACTGCATCACTAAGCTCTTCAATCTGATGAGATAATTCCTTCAACTCGTCTTTGGTGGTTGTTGGAAAAATCTCTCTCAGTTGATTAATTCTGTTTTCCAGCTTATCAGTCGTTTTAGACTTGAGTTTTTCTTTCATCTCGTCCATACGATGTTGGGTACGCGCTTGTACCTCTTCGCCATCTTTTACAAGTGTTTCAAAAAATCTAATTCCTTCCTGCCCAAGCTTTTCATACTGAGCATAAGCTCCCAAGCCCGCGAGCCAGATTTTATGAGCAGATTCTCGGATGTTAGATAATAAGCTTTTTTCCTTCTCTTCAGATTTATCAGCCGTTTTTACATCTGACATATTGCTATTCCTCTTAGTATGGCATTACAGGAAGCGAGCGAGACAACTCACCCTTTGGAACATACCTGTTCCCTACACGCCCGTTAACATGATTCAAGCCTAGCAGTGAAAATTAGAATGAACATACTAACTTTGCTGTTTAAAATGACCTTGAGGTGGAGTTTATTTTTAAGTAAAAAATATTCTAATTAATGCAGGCTTATATAACCCACTTTCAATATTTTTATTGCGAAAAGCAATTTTTGCTGAAGCATTTTGTTATTAACCAGATAATTTGAGGAACAACAACTTGCTTTAGTACAAACTTAAATCTCTTAGCAAATTATTCATTATAGATGAATAAACTGGTAAGAATTGAGATGTAACCAAGGTTGGTGTGTATTTACAGTATATAAGGAATTTTGCGTCAATGAGTGAAGCCATAATAAAAGATATTAATGAGCGCATTGCCAAGCTCAGTGAAACAATCAAGAAGCTGGATAATAGTGATCAAGCTGTTGCAGAGCAGCTACGCCATATCTTATCACAGGGCTTAGACGTTACTAATCGAGAAAAAGGAGAGAAATCGGGAGCAGAGGCATCATCGGTAGCGAATCCTGCGATGGGTTTTAATCGAAAAGATTTATGGTCTACAGCGGGAACCATCGTTAAGCATGCGGTAGTGAACCCTGCAGCAAGTTTGAAACAGGCTGTTGGTTTTAGTAAAGACATATCTCAAGTGGTATTAGGAAAGTATGAAGAGCCTAATACAAAAGGTGATCGCCGTTTTAAAGA comes from Spartinivicinus poritis and encodes:
- a CDS encoding polyhydroxyalkanoic acid system family protein, with the translated sequence MSKINIQRDHGTSKDKAKDAVQKIAEELQQSMGATYEWQQDTLLFKQTGAKGKIVVDDQKVDISVELGLLMKPLKGTIEQQISQRLDKLIG
- a CDS encoding TetR/AcrR family transcriptional regulator, translating into MKTRERILSTSLQLFNDFGEPNITTIDISNEMEISPGNLYYHFQGKDAIILELYLRFEHDLIELLESPSRNKLAVDDYWLYLHIIFETIQNYRFLYRDLSNLLAKYKKIQARFNRLISRKKQMFIEICQSLKRSDLLMATEEEIEALADNAVVIATFWLNYQVMRHKNAYDSSYISQGIYQVMTLIAPYLVAEQKVHVQTISRMYKEKGNFLQD
- a CDS encoding phasin family protein; this encodes MSDVKTADKSEEKEKSLLSNIRESAHKIWLAGLGAYAQYEKLGQEGIRFFETLVKDGEEVQARTQHRMDEMKEKLKSKTTDKLENRINQLREIFPTTTKDELKELSHQIEELSDAVKALASDKKPATSASRSSSTTKKAVSA